GGATTTCAACAGACGGGCTGCGAACGGAAACGACTGAGTACCACAAAAAGCATCTCCGTCAATACCCAGATTGCGCAAACAGTCCACCAAAGAGGCATAGAACGTCGTATCGTTGGTCAATGTTGTCAGCGGCCTGTTCTCCAACAACCATTTGAAATCCTTCTCCCGGCCTGGAGGCACCATGGGTCTCGGAACATACAAGGCATAGGACACCGTTGTAATTTTCCGACTTTCAAGCAAGTCTGACGACAAGGCACTTGAACGAACAATGCCAAAGTCGAGTTCCATGTCCAGTAAGCCTTTCGAGATCTCCGAATTGCGGAGATTCTTGAATAAAAACTGCCATGGCAAGCCTTGCCTGACCATAGAGGCCAGAACCGGAGCCGCCATCCAGGCATGCTGACTGTCCCCGGCTCCCAACGTGAACCGGTACATCGTATTCCGAGTCCTGCATTTGAAATCCTCCAAAGCACACATGGCTTCCCGGGAAATACGGACGAGTTCCTCTCCTTCAGGCGTCAGGACAAGGTATTTCCCCTTCTTTCTTGCCAGTTCGGCTCCGAAGAACTCGCCCAATTCCTTAATCTGCCGGGAATATAGGCTCTGCAATGCCGGGTCTCCATGTACTGCCCGGGCAATGCCGCCTGCCGAAGCAACCTCAACCAGAGCCCGCAACCGATCCAGGGAAAGGCCTCTCTCCGAAAAAAGATGGGGAAACATGGTCATTTGATATGAACGATCATTGGAGAGGGCCAGGTTGAAGTCAATTGGATTCTTCCTATTCAACAGGCTGCTTGCACGTATTTCATGCACGCCATCTGTACCATGCTTGAGTTTCCCGGTAAAATCGGTAGAATTACTCTCACTATGCGTTCTTCCGGAATCTTCGACAACTGCCATCTATACGGTATTCTTGATCTTGGCTATGTACCGCGGGAACATGCACTCGATGTCGCCGGACAACTTTTGGAAGGAGGATTATCCATCCTTCAACTGCGTGCTAAAAACATCGCTCAAGATCTCATCTTCGATCTTGCAACAAAACTGACACCGCTTTGTCGTCAACATGATTGCCTTTTCATCGTTAACGACTATCCAGAAATCGCCAAGGCAAGCGGTTCGGACGGAGTCCATATCGGCCAGGACACATCCGATCTCGCTTCCGTTAAAAGATTCCTTGGAAACGGCAAAATCGTGGGAAGATCCACCCACAGTCCCGAACAGGCTCTGAAAGGCTGGAAGGAAGGAGCCGACTACATCGGTTTCGGTCCTTTGTTTGCAACTGCTACAAAACCGGGCCGGGCCGCCATCGGTCTTGGGGACATCCGGACTGTCCGGAAATCCCTCCCTGCCGGTTTTCCCATGTTCTGTATCGGAGGCATCAACGGTGTTACCCTCCCGGCTGTTCTGGAGGCGGGAGCAGAACGAGTTGTCATCGTTTCATGGCTCCTCCGGCAACCGGATATCCGTACGACCGTTCGCAATCTCATTGAACATCTGGCATAATCCCGTACGAATCTACGGAAGAAATTGACCTTTCCTCCGGCATTTGAGATTTTCCCTTCATGAACAAGAAATACGGAAACTCTTTCCCCCGCCCCGATACAAAGATTATCGGTACAGCTACGGTATGGGAAGAATGGGTTTCCTTGAGAGACAAAGATCTGTCGGAGATTTGCAACTGGATTGAGCTCCGCCTGGATGCTCTGCCGGAAAGCATTCTCCTTGAGGAAATACTGGAATACCGTTCCTCCCTGCCTCTCCTGTTCACGGCCCGCTCACCTGAAGAAGGCGGTATACGCCCCATGACGATTGAAGCACGCCTCGCCCTGCTTCAACAAACCCTTCCCCATGCTATCGCTATCGATGTAGAAATCGCTCACATGGAACAAGCGCAAGAGCTAATTGCAACAGCCCGGGAAGCATCAGTCAAGGTCATTGCCTCGTTCCACGATTTCCAGGAAACACCGGAGATGGAAGAACTTATCAAACGTGAACGCCAGGCGAGAGAACTCGGAGCGGACATCGTCAAATTCGCCTTTGCACTCACCCGTCCGGAAGACATCATCATTGGTACCCGGCTTCTGGCACAGAGAACGGGGGAAATGGCAGTCATGGGCATGGGACCGCTTGGCCCGACCTCGCGCCTGTTGTATGCCCAATGCGGCTCCTCTCTCATCTACGGTTATCTGGGCCAGTATGAAGCAGCGCCCGGACAGTGGCCCGCCGCCTCTTTCATGAAATCCCTGTCTTCTCTGGAAGCTGTCACGCCATCCTGAACTGCGGTTCTTTTCCACCCCCGGCCAAGCATCCCATGAACGCGGACAACATCCCCATCGCTCCGCCCGTGCCGGAGCCGTCCACCATGCCCCTGCTGCTCTCGGGAGTCCCTATTCTGGTCGGAGTCAGCGGAGGAAGGGACTCCATTGCACTACTGACGCTTTTGGCAGAACTGCCGGGATGCCGTCCCATCGCCTGCCATGTCCACCACGGGATCAGAAAATGCACGGCAGATGCCGATGCCAAGTTCACGGAAGCCTATGCACGGAAACTCGGCATCCCATTCCTGGTCGAATACATGGATGCGCCCCGTGTCGCTCACCAGGACGGGCTCTCCCTTGAAACAGCCGCCCGGAAGCTGAGACAGGAGTGCTTCGCTCTCTGGCACAGCCGGTTCCCCGAATCCATGGCAGCCCTTGCCCATCACCGGGACGATCAAGCGGAAACGGCCATTTTCCACCTCTGCCGCGGCACGAGACGTCTCCGGGCCATGACGCCGGTTTCTACCTGGCCGGGAGGCATGACCGTCCTGCGCCCTCTGCTGGATACATCCAGACAACAAATCACCAACTGGCTCACCCTCCGCAGCATCCCTTGGCAGGAAGATGAAACCAATGCGGAAACCGATATCGTCCGCAACGCCATCCGCCTGCAAATCATCCCTTCCCTCTCCTCCATTCTGAAACGGGACGTGACTCCCATCATCAACCGCAGCGCTCGTTTGGCTGAGGAACAGGAAAAAGCCCTCGACCAGGCTCTGGAACTCATGGAATTGACAGATCCTCAAGGAAGACTCTTCCTCCCCAAAATCAATGCCATGCCTGCCGAACTCAAGAAAGCAGCCGTATTCCGATTTCTCAAGAAAAACGGCGTGCCCGACCTCTCGGAAGAATGTATCGCACGCACTTTGGATATCCTCAACGTAGCAGGCCCCTCCCGCACATCCCTCCCCGGAGGCCTGATTGCCTCTCGCAAGGAACACCGGTTGGTTGTCGTCCCTTCCGGAGAAAGAAGGCAACTCCCCGACAGCAACCACTCCTCCCCGGAGAACAATCAGTAAAGCAAAGCCTGGCCGTTCGGATACAATTCGTGGAATTGGATAGCTTCGTTAGCTACCAGCAGAGATGCTCCGTAAATCTGATCAATCGTTGCCAGACGAGACACCTCCGCAATCGGAAAGAGAATATCCTGGATGACCATTCCGTATTCGCTCACCCCCGGCAGCATGGCAAGCAATTTCCGGGCGATATCTGCCGAGTCCAGAGTCGGGAAAATGAGGACATCGGACGGTTTTCTCAACACAGAATGCTGGACGCGCATATTGTAGGCAGCAGGAGAAAGAGCCGCGTCTATCTGGATTTCTCCTTCCACGGTAATGTGTTCCCCGATATTGAGTTGCTCCAACTGGCTCTGGGCCAATACGGCCGCCGCATGGGCCCGCTGGGATGGGACACCGGGAATAGATCCGTTCGTCGAAGCGCTAATCATGGACACCTGGACGGGACGCCCAAGAATATGACGAGCCATTTTGCCCGTTTCTACCGCATAGTAGGCCATATCCGACACACCAGGAACCGGGGAAACGCCGGCATCGGCAATGAAGAAAATTCCGTCACCACCCAGCTTCTTGAGGTGTTCGCAAACGACAACGCTAATCGCAAACAAAGAATTCCCCTGCTCCGGCTCTTTCTTATAGCGGGACACCGCACGAAATACGGGAGCGCTGCCATGCAGATTACCGGCAAGAACGGCATCGGCCTGACCGTACAAAGCCATCATCGATGCAAAATTGAAGGGGGACTTCATGATTTCCCGCACATTGCCGGGATCATTGCCCTTCATCTTTTCCACTCGTGTAAAACGCTCGCAGAACAATTCGAAGTCAGAACTCTTCTCCGGTTCAATAATGCGGATAAAACGCAGGCAAATTCCAGCTTCTTTCGCCATATTGACAATCACCTCGCGACGACCAAGCAAAATGGGAATCACAGCCTCCTGGCCGACCAAATACTCGGCAACATGAAGCAAGCGAATATCCTCCCCTTCCGGGAAAACCAAACGCTTCGGATGGCGCTTCAAATGCTCCAGAAGCGGCAAAGTCAATCCGTTACTCGAAAAATGTGCAGAATCTTCACTCATTGAACCTTCAAGTTGTCTGATATGATTATATTACATATTTCCACAGTTGCAATTTGAATATGCATTCTTTTTTGTTATCCTGATAACGGCAATGAAACCGACCGACTACCACACCCATACACCTCTTTGCCGGCATGCCGAAGGCAGCGTCCGGGAATACGTCCAGGCAGCCCTCCAACAAGGACTGGCCGAATACGGTGTCGCCGACCATGCCCCCATGCCGAACGAACCTTTCGACGACTGGCGCATGCTTTCTTCAGAACTGCCCGCCTACTTCGACTGGATCGCAGAAGCGGAATGCCTCGCTCGCGATACGGATCTACAAATCCGCTGCGGACTGGAATGCGACTGGGTGCCAGGCATCGAGTCCTGGATCGACCACCTTCACGCATTGCGGGACTGGGACTACCTCATCGGCTCCGTCCATTATCTGGATAATAAATGGGACTTTGACAACCCGCTCAGCATGGTCTTCTGGAACCAGACAAGCGTCGAGGAAGCCTGGAGACGCTACTGGAATCTCTACCTCGACATGGTCCGATCACGCCAATTCACCATTATGGGACACGCTGATCTGATCCGTAAATTCGGACACCGCCCCTCCGGAGATTTAAAACGCTACTACATCCCCGTCATCGAAGCCATGGCGGATGCAGGCAGCGTCCTGGAAATCAACACCGCCGGATGGAGCAAACCCTGTGCGGAACAATATCCCTCACGAGAATTCCTCAGCCTTGCCTGCGAAGCCGGCATACCCCTCGTGATCAATTCGGACGCGCACGCACCTCAGGACATCGGTAAAGACTTCGAACGAGCGCTCACTCTTGCCAAGGAAACAGGGTTCTCCCACCTGGCACGCATCAAACGCGGACGCATTGTGCTCATGCCTATCGACGATACTGGATCGCAGGATGAACCTGAGCAGGCTTAACACCCGCCGGATTCACCACCGCAGGCCTCACTTCCGCAGGGCGAACGAACGGAGGCCGGCTATGTGAAGAGTCGCCGGACGGACGAGGATGACTGGTTCCCGGGCCGATGGAAATCGAATTTTTCGTCGTCGTAACATTGACGGGACGAGGCGGATAAATTCGTGGCGGCCTGACAACCACCGTCTCCCGTTCCACACGCGGCACGATAATTTGCTGAGGAGTATAATACGGTTCCCTGTAGACGACGGTCCTGGTTTCCGTAGGACGTGAACTGACTTCTTTTAAATCTTTGCGAATGGAATTAATTTGTGAAGACAAGCTGGCCATCTTTTCCCGGGAATCATTCATCATCCGTTCGTAATCACTTTGCATGTTCTTCCAATACAGTTCATCCTCCTGCCGCTGTTGCTGGATTTTCTGCAAATTAGGTTCATAAGACGCAAGCTGATTCTTAAACAAATCCGCCTGTTCGCTCATGCCAACCCTCTGCGCCTCGGCCATATTCCAGCGCAACGCGGCAGCTTCGGCTTCGATAGGATCCATAGAGGTAAACACGGAAACCATCTTCAGGATATCCGCCCCTTTCAGGTACCGAGGAGTTTTTTCCGCTTCGGAAAGGGACTCCCTCACCTGGCGGTCACGTTCTTTCTGAAGACGGACTCTTTCTCTGTTTTGCTCAGCGAGCCTCTTCTTCTTCTCTGAAACTTCCTCAGGCGTCAAATGAAGCTTCTCCTTCCATCCATCCGTCATCATGGAGACATCCACGCGGGCAATACCTTCATGGTGCTCCACACGTACGTAATCGGCACCCTCTTCCAGAATGCGTATATCTTTCAAATTGCGTCCATCTTTCAGGATCATGTCTTCCGCCGCAACCAACGTACATGAACACGCCAATAGTAGAATAGTAAAATGCAATTTCATCGTTCTGGATCTGGTTCTTGAAATTCAGGCGGCAACAATTCCGGTACACAGGTTAGAGTCCCTCCGTGACAAAACCATTCAATTTCCCATTGAAGGAATAATCTGCCCTTGTCCGGTGCTTCGTTTCCATGAACCTTAGCGTCACCAAAATACAATTTTGTCCTGTAAAAATCTTTTCTTCATGACAGCCTCTCCCATCAATGATAAAAACGTGAAGACTCCTCCCATGAATTTCCCTATCGCCACACTGCTGGCTGCCCTGTCATTGCTGACAACGGCAGCGTTTTCTATAGCCGCCTCCCCGCCTCATCACACGTCAGCCCCCCTGCCCGACCACATCGGACGAGCCGGCATGGTTGCGGCAACTCTCCCATGCCGGACAGGAGAAGAAATTGTTCTTGCGGCAGGAGGAGCCAACTTCCCGTACGCCAAGCCCGGAGCCAAGACTCCTGCGGAACGAGGGGAAAAAGTATTCCATGCGGATGTTTTCCTGCTTCGTGACGGACGCTGGACAACAATCGGACGTCTTCCTCGCCCCATCGGATATGCGGCATTTACAGACATGCCCCAGGGAATGGTTATTGCCGGAGGCTGC
This is a stretch of genomic DNA from Akkermansia sp. N21116. It encodes these proteins:
- a CDS encoding LysR family transcriptional regulator, whose amino-acid sequence is MFPHLFSERGLSLDRLRALVEVASAGGIARAVHGDPALQSLYSRQIKELGEFFGAELARKKGKYLVLTPEGEELVRISREAMCALEDFKCRTRNTMYRFTLGAGDSQHAWMAAPVLASMVRQGLPWQFLFKNLRNSEISKGLLDMELDFGIVRSSALSSDLLESRKITTVSYALYVPRPMVPPGREKDFKWLLENRPLTTLTNDTTFYASLVDCLRNLGIDGDAFCGTQSFPFAARLLKSGAYMAILPNIAECDLDASILKVEDPVLAPLNRAFSLAWNPRLVKVRPVAERVIDFFIKYLIGA
- the thiE gene encoding thiamine phosphate synthase, translating into MHAICTMLEFPGKIGRITLTMRSSGIFDNCHLYGILDLGYVPREHALDVAGQLLEGGLSILQLRAKNIAQDLIFDLATKLTPLCRQHDCLFIVNDYPEIAKASGSDGVHIGQDTSDLASVKRFLGNGKIVGRSTHSPEQALKGWKEGADYIGFGPLFATATKPGRAAIGLGDIRTVRKSLPAGFPMFCIGGINGVTLPAVLEAGAERVVIVSWLLRQPDIRTTVRNLIEHLA
- a CDS encoding type I 3-dehydroquinate dehydratase, translating into MNKKYGNSFPRPDTKIIGTATVWEEWVSLRDKDLSEICNWIELRLDALPESILLEEILEYRSSLPLLFTARSPEEGGIRPMTIEARLALLQQTLPHAIAIDVEIAHMEQAQELIATAREASVKVIASFHDFQETPEMEELIKRERQARELGADIVKFAFALTRPEDIIIGTRLLAQRTGEMAVMGMGPLGPTSRLLYAQCGSSLIYGYLGQYEAAPGQWPAASFMKSLSSLEAVTPS
- the tilS gene encoding tRNA lysidine(34) synthetase TilS codes for the protein MNADNIPIAPPVPEPSTMPLLLSGVPILVGVSGGRDSIALLTLLAELPGCRPIACHVHHGIRKCTADADAKFTEAYARKLGIPFLVEYMDAPRVAHQDGLSLETAARKLRQECFALWHSRFPESMAALAHHRDDQAETAIFHLCRGTRRLRAMTPVSTWPGGMTVLRPLLDTSRQQITNWLTLRSIPWQEDETNAETDIVRNAIRLQIIPSLSSILKRDVTPIINRSARLAEEQEKALDQALELMELTDPQGRLFLPKINAMPAELKKAAVFRFLKKNGVPDLSEECIARTLDILNVAGPSRTSLPGGLIASRKEHRLVVVPSGERRQLPDSNHSSPENNQ
- a CDS encoding phosphate acyltransferase yields the protein MSEDSAHFSSNGLTLPLLEHLKRHPKRLVFPEGEDIRLLHVAEYLVGQEAVIPILLGRREVIVNMAKEAGICLRFIRIIEPEKSSDFELFCERFTRVEKMKGNDPGNVREIMKSPFNFASMMALYGQADAVLAGNLHGSAPVFRAVSRYKKEPEQGNSLFAISVVVCEHLKKLGGDGIFFIADAGVSPVPGVSDMAYYAVETGKMARHILGRPVQVSMISASTNGSIPGVPSQRAHAAAVLAQSQLEQLNIGEHITVEGEIQIDAALSPAAYNMRVQHSVLRKPSDVLIFPTLDSADIARKLLAMLPGVSEYGMVIQDILFPIAEVSRLATIDQIYGASLLVANEAIQFHELYPNGQALLY
- a CDS encoding histidinol-phosphatase codes for the protein MKPTDYHTHTPLCRHAEGSVREYVQAALQQGLAEYGVADHAPMPNEPFDDWRMLSSELPAYFDWIAEAECLARDTDLQIRCGLECDWVPGIESWIDHLHALRDWDYLIGSVHYLDNKWDFDNPLSMVFWNQTSVEEAWRRYWNLYLDMVRSRQFTIMGHADLIRKFGHRPSGDLKRYYIPVIEAMADAGSVLEINTAGWSKPCAEQYPSREFLSLACEAGIPLVINSDAHAPQDIGKDFERALTLAKETGFSHLARIKRGRIVLMPIDDTGSQDEPEQA